ccacactcaaacctctatataatcACCTCCATTTTCTAACACTCCACCTATTTCAAATCagatagtgaattgcatttgCAAACAAAGAAATTTCCCAATACTGAGTATCAAAGAGTAGACTTGTTAAACAACTCCAAATTAAATGATGGAATTACCCTCAATAAAGATGAAGTATATGTAGCAGCATTTATATATGATCATATGATaactcttaaaatataaaaacaagcTAGAAAAATCAAAATCTAGTGAATCAAAATATAGAGCAATTAGGAGGGGAATCGTATACCGGCCGGCATTCATAATAAACCGACGGGCAGTACGGGAAGGGAGTTGGTTTCCAAGGCGGTGAAACCGGTTTGACCGGTTTAACTGGTGGTTTAACATCATTTACACTTATGATATCAGCAAAACAAAACTTTTTTCTGAGAGAGTTGGCCAAACACACTGAATCTACCCCTTCTCCGGTCACCTCAAGCCGGTCATTTTCTGCTCCGATGTTCACTGACGTCACTCctacatcatcatcattatcatcatatatgtatatagattattcatatatatatatgcattcaTATGTATATACCTGGTATAGCCACAGCGATCTTCATGGCCTTTGACTTAGCCTTGTCACTGTGCATGGGCACATGCATCACAATCTTTTGCTACATACAAATTAAATCGTTCAATTATGTGCAAATGAAATTAGCAATCTGCGCTGATTAAGCAAAGCCCATACCTTCATTTCACGTCGCAGAAATGATGTGTGTTGGTTCCTCGTTTTTAGAGACCTAAATTAAACCCTACTTAATGTATATTGTACAAAATTGCAATTTATAGGGAGAAAACCTGCGTTTGCAATTTTTTATATGCACGAGGAAAATTAATTATGGCGGTAGGTCTTCGTGATTTCAGTTGGTGTTGGGCCAACATTCTTCATGTAATGCTTTAAAAATATATCCAAAAAGGGAAAACTAAAATTGGTATTTGCAATTTGTTTCTCAAGCATCGATCGTGTGGCCAGGTATGTGAGTTACGCTGTTTCTTTATTGTATATATGTTTGGACCAATTCGTTTagtgtattttattttcatgttgAAGTTTAAAAATCCGGAAAAGGAAAACTAAAATTTGTATGTGTTTCTGAAGCATCGTGGCCAGGTATGAGTTACACTGTTTCTCTATTGTATATATGTTTGGACCAATTCAGTACATAAAGTATATTTGGCTACAACGAACTACCTACATATATAGCCATATAGGCATCGgaattaatcaaatattttacgcgtctaatataatcaaataaattagAAAACCAACAGAAAATAAAAGAGAGCAGACGTAATTAAAGTTTCGTCACGGCACGATCAAACTTCTCCATGTAAGCTCCTgcaaactcatttgcatcatcattttagtaatttttttttttgagggaaaagaGAGATTATATTAAAGAA
The genomic region above belongs to Salvia miltiorrhiza cultivar Shanhuang (shh) chromosome 5, IMPLAD_Smil_shh, whole genome shotgun sequence and contains:
- the LOC130986116 gene encoding heavy metal-associated isoprenylated plant protein 12-like — translated: MKQKIVMHVPMHSDKAKSKAMKIAVAIPGVTSVNIGAENDRLEVTGEGVDSVCLANSLRKKFCFADIISVNDVKPPVKPVKPVSPPWKPTPFPYCPSVYYECRPVYDSPPNCSIF